The Pseudomonas saponiphila DNA window TTCCGGCAGTTCGCCGGCGTGGGCCAGGCCGCAGCCCAACAGAACAAAGGTCAATAGAAGACGGCGCATGAGAGGTGGCTCGGTCAAAAAGGATGGACGGAAAAAACCCGCGCATTCTAGTGCGCAACACGTCGGCTGCGTTGAAGTTTCAGATGAAGAAAAGGGCTCCCCTCCGCCCGAGCGGCAGAGGGGGCTTGCAGGGGGGAATCAGCTTTTCTTGATAAAGCCGTAGATCACCAGCAGGACAATGGCACCCACCACCGCGCCGATGAAACCGGCGCCCTGCCCCGCATGGTAGATACCCAGCGCCTGACCACCATAAGTAGCGGCGAAGGAGCCGGCGATACCCAGCAGGATGGTCATGATCCAGCCCATGCTGTCGTCTCCCGGCTTGAGGAAACGCGCCAGCAGACCAACGATCAAGCCGATGAAAATGGTTCCGATAATGCCCATGGCTGTTCCTCTGATAGGGGGTGTCAAGCCAAAGCCTAGTCAGCGCTCTGGCCTCCCGCTATCAGAGAACGGCGGGAAACGAAGGTTCCCGCCAGCCGGTGGATTTGTTACTCGGCGATCAGCGCCTGCACCTTGAGGATCTGCGCCTGCAGGGTCGCCTGATCGGCGCAGCGCAGGTTGGCGTGGCCGACCTTGCGCCCGGCCTTGAAGGCCTTGCCGTAGTGATGCAGGTGGCAGTCGTCGATGGCGATGACCTGATCCACCGGCGGCACTTCACCGATGAAGTTGATCATTGCGCTCTCACCGACCTTGGCCGTGGAGCCCAGAGGCAGGCCGGCCACCGCCCGCAGGTGGTTTTCGAACTGGCTGCACTCGGCGCCTTCGGTGGTCCAGTGCCCGGAGTTGTGCACTCGCGGGGCGATCTCGTTGGCCTTGAGGCCACCGTCCACTTCGAAGAACTCAAAAGCCATCACGCCGACGTAATCCAGCTGCTTGAGCACGCGGCTGGAGTAGTCCTCGGCCAGGGCCTGCAGCGGGTGATCGCTGCTGGCCACCGACAGACGCAGGATGCCGCTGTCGTGGGTGTTGTGCACCAACGGGTAGAAACGGGTTTCCCCGTCACGGGCGCGCACGGCGATCAGCGAGACTTCACCGGTGAACGGCACGAAGCCTTCCAGCAGGCAAGGCACGCTGCCCAGTTCGGCGAAGGTGCCTTCGACGTCGGCGGCGCTGCGCAGGACCTTCTGGCCCTTGCCGTCGTAACCCAGGGTACGGGTCTTGAGCACCGCCGGCAGGCCGATGCGCGCCACCGCGGCATCCAGATCCGCCTGGGACTGGATGTCGGCGAACTCGGGGGTAGGAATCCCCAGGTCCTTGAACATGCTCTTCTCGAACCAGCGATCACGGGCGATGCGCAGGGCTTCGGCGCTCGGGTAGACCGGCACGAACTGCGAGAGGAAGGCCACGGTTTCCGCCGGCACGCTCTCGAATTCGAAGGTCACCAGGTCCACTTCATCGGCCAGCTGGCGCAGGTGATCCTGGTCGCCGTAGTCGGCCCGCAGGTGTTCGCCCAGGGCAGCGGCACAAGCGTCCGGCGCCGGGTCGAGGAAAGCGAAGTTCATTCCCAGCGGAGTCCCCGCCAGGGCCAACATGCGGCCCAACTGGCCGCCACCGATTACACCGATCTTCATCGTCAACAACCTCAGGCGACGCGCGGGTCTGGATTGTCCAGGACGCTGTCTGTCTGTTCAGCACGGAATTTTTTCAGCACCGCGTGGAACTGCGGGTGCTTGGCGCCCAGGATGCTCGCCGAGAGCAGGGCCGCGTTGATCGCCCCGGCCTTGCCGATGGCCAGGGTGGCCACGGGAATGCCGGCGGGCATCTGCACGATGGACAGCAGCGAATCCACGCCCGAGAGCATCGACGACTGCACCGGCACGCCCAGCACCGGCAGGTGGGTCTTGGCCGCACACATGCCCGGCAAGTGGGCCGCGCCACCGGCACCGGCGATGATCACCTCGATGCCACGCGCCTCAGCCTCTTCGGCGTACTGGAACAGCAGGTCCGGGGTGCGGTGGGCGGACACCACCTTCACCTCGTAAGGGATGCCGAGCTTTTCCAGCATATCGGCGGTGTGGCTAAGGGTGGACCAATCGGACTTGGAGCCCATGATCACGCCAACCAGTGCACTCATCGTCGTGCCTCTTCTCTCTGGGCGCCCGCGGGCGCGTCAAAAACAACAAGCCACGCGAAAATGCGTGGCTTGACTGTACGAATTATGGCCGGACGAACCGGCCGAAGGCCGCGCAGTATACCGAAAAAGCCGCGCTAAACGCACTTTCGCCGACCATCTGTCGAACAAAGTATTTGCAGCGCAAAACCCCGGTTTTATTGACTCCAAGGTCAATCCCGCACCCCTCGTAGGAGCTGGCTTGCCAGCGAAGAGGCCAGCCCGACGATCAGCGCCAGCCCGGCCGACGCTTTCGCCGGCAAGCCGGCTCCTACAAAAGAGCCTGCGCCTATCTGTAGGAGCTGGCTCGCCAGCGAAGAGGCCAGCCCGGCGATCACCGTCAGCCCGACCGACGCCTTCGCCGGCAAGCCGGCTCCTACAAAAGAGCCTGCGCCTATCTGTAGGAGCTGGCTCGCCAGCGAAGAGGCCAGCCCAGCCAGCACCTACACGGCCGCGGCTTGCGCGGCGGCGCCTTCCAGCTTGCGCCAGAGCAAGCGCACGTTGGCCTTGCGCACCAGGGCACAGCGGTACAGGCGAATCTCCAGCGGTACATGCCATTGGGCGCCGCCGCATACCACCAGCTCGCCCCGAGCCAGCTCGGCGCGCACGCTCAACTGCGGCACCCAGGCAATGCCCAGCCCTTCCAGGGCCATGCTCTTGAGGCTGTCGGCCATGGCGGTTTCATAAACCGTGGTGAAACGCAGGTTGCGCTGGCGCAGCAGCAGATTCACCGAACGCCCGAGAAAGGCCCCAGCGCTGTAAGCCAGCAGCGGCACGCTGGATTCCCCTTCCAGGTCGAACAGCGGCTTGCCCTGGGGGTTGGCGGCGCACACCGGCAGCATCTCGGTGTGCCCCAGGTGCAGCGAGGGGAAGATTTCCGAGTCCATCTGCAGGGCCGCGTCCGGGTCATAGAAGGCCAGCATCAGGTCGCAGCCGCCTTCACGCAGGGCGTGCACCGCGTCGCCAACGTTGGTGGCCACCAGCCGCGTGGCGATGTTCAGCCCTTCGTTGCGCAGTTGCGCGATCCAGCGCGGGAAGAAACCCAGCGCCAGGGAGTGGGCCGCCGCCACCTGCATCACCTCGCCCTGACCGCCTTCCAGATGATGCAGGTGACGCACCACCTCGCCGAGCTGTTCGACCACGGTCCGCGCGGTGACCAGGAACAACTGCCCCGCCGCCGTCAGTTCCACCGGCGTGCGCGAGCGGTTGACCAGGGTCAGGCCCAGGGCCGCTTCCAGGCTGCGGATGCGCCGGCTGAAGGCCGGCTGGGTCACGAAACGTCGCTCGGCAGCCTGGGAAAAACTGCGGGTGGCGGCCAGGGCACTGAAGTCCTCAAGCCATTTGCTTTCCAGATTCATCACGTCCTCCCGGACACGCACCATTTTAGGTCACACGCTCGCCGGCAACCCGGCGTCACACCGGCATTATGCCGAATATGCATAGCCCAGTGTTTAACAGCATTGGCCCAAAAATTCCCTTCGGCCTAGGATTCGCAGCGTTCCCGGCACAGACCGGGTCCCTACCGAGATGATCTCCGTCATGTCCTCCGCTGCATCTTTCCGCACAGAAAAAGACCTGCTTGGCGTACTCGAAGTACCGGCTCAAGCGTATTACGGCATCCAGACCCTGCGAGCGGTGAACAACTTCCGCCTCTCCGGCGTTCCGATTTCGCACTACCCAAAACTGGTCGTGGCCCTGGCAATGGTCAAGCAGGCAGCTGCTGACGCCAACCGCGAACTGGGTCATCTGAGCGAAGCCAAGCATGCCGCCATCAGCGAGGCCTGTGCCCGCCTGATCCGTGGCGACTTCCACGAAGAGTTCGTGGTGGACATGATTCAAGGCGGCGCTGGCACTTCGACCAACATGAATGCCAACGAAGTCATCGCCAACATCGCGCTGGAGGCCATGGGCCACAGCAAGGGCGAATACCAGTACCTGCACCCGAACAACGACGTGAACATGGCGCAGTCCACCAACGACGCCTACCCGACCGCGATCCGCCTGGGTCTGCTGCTGGGTCACGACGCCCTGCTGGCCAGCCTCGACAGCCTGATCCAGTCGTTCGCCGCCAAGGGTGAAGAATTCAGCCACGTCCTGAAAATGGGCCGTACCCAGCTGCAAGACGCCGTACCGATGACCCTCGGCCAGGAATTCAAGGCCTTCGCCACCACCCTGAGCGAAGACCTGGCTCGCCTGAAGACCCTGGCGCCGGAAGTGCTGACCGAAGTCAACCTGGGCGGCACCGCCATCGGCACCGGCATCAACGCCGACCCGCGCTACCAGGCCCTGGCCGTACAACGCCTGGCCACCATCAGCGGCCAGCCGCTGGTACCAGCCGCCGACCTGATCGAAGCCACCTCCGACATGGGCGCCTTCGTGCTGTTCTCCGGCATGCTCAAGCGCACCGCGGTCAAGCTGTCGAAGATCTGCAACGACCTGCGCCTGCTGTCCAGCGGCCCACGCACCGGCATCAACGAAATCAACCTGCCAGCGCGTCAGCCCGGCAGCTCGATCATGCCTGGCAAGGTCAACCCGGTGATTCCGGAAGCGGTCAACCAAGTGGCGTTCCAGATCATCGGCAACGACCTGGCCCTGACCATCGCGGCCGAAGGCGGCCAGCTGCAACTGAACGTGATGGAGCCGTTGATCGCCTTCAAGATCTTCGACTCGATCCGCCTGCTGCAACGCGCCATGGACATGCTGCGCGAGCACTGCATCACCGGCATCACCGCCAACGAAGCCCGTTGCCGCGAACTGGTGGAGCACTCCATCGGCCTGGTCACCGCGCTGAACCCGTACATCGGCTATGAAAACGCCACCCGTATCGCCCGCATCGCCCTCGAAAGCGGCCGCGGCGTACTGGAACTGGTGCGCGAAGAAGGCCTGCTGGACGACGCCATGCTCGACGACATCCTGCGTCCGGAAAACATGATTGCCCCGCGCCTGGTTCCGCTGAAGGCGTAACCATCGCGACACCGAAACACGCAACACCGCTCACCAGGTTGAGGGACTAGACACCTCTCACCTTTTGAGGGCTTGGAGATACGTCTCCAGGCCCTTTTTTTTGCCTGGAGAAAAGCAGACTTTGTCAGGCGATGCCGCCCCGCAACGAAGCAGAATCTCTTTGTTTTGTAGGGCAAATCCGAGAGAATCCCCCACGCCTTTGAGCGCCTTGTACCCCTTCGAACGATCAGGCAGTCTCCCGGTGCCGCTGCAAAATCAGCGGCCCGGATGTGGAAGTTCGGACCTGAGTAAGCATGAGCGCTCATGAGCATGGCTCGACGTATTTTCGTTGGCATCGCTTTATGGCGGTTGTGCGCGGGACACCTTCGGGTGTGCTGGGTTACTCAGTCCCGGTCTTCCACACCCTCGCACAACTGCCACCCCTCATGTGGAAGTGAGCTCGGCAGTCCGTTAACTACTGAGTGAGTGACCGTCATGAAAAAGCTCGTCCCCGATCCACCCTTGCCCACCGATCGTCCGCGCCGCGACCCGGAGCTGGACCGCGCCAACGCCAACCTGCTGTCCGCCTTGCACGGCACCCGCCATCGCCCCTTCGGCCTGCGCGATGCCCAGGGCCGCCCGCTGTTCGCCGTGCAACCCCAGGTAAATGCCGAAGACGCCCTGATGCACGTTTCCTTGCTGCTCAAATGCGCCGAAGAGGTGTCCGATGAAATCACCGAACGAGCCAGCGGCATTGAACGTGGACTGATCTGGTCCATGGTGCATTCGGTTGAAATGGCCCGCGCCGTAGTGGACGCCCTGCTCGACGGCGCCCGCCCCGGCCCCGCCTAACCACCGCCCCGTAGGAGCTGGCTTGCCAGCGAAGAGGCCCGCCCTGACTTCACCGGCATCCCGGCCGACGCTTTCGCCGGCAAGCCGGCTCCTACAACCCCAAACCCCGTACATCCCCGTAGGAGCTGGCTTGCCAGCGAAGAGGCCCACCCTGCCTTCACCGACATCCCGGCCGACGCTTTCGCCGGCAAGCCGGCTCCTACAACCCCAAACCCCGTACATCCCGGTAGGAGCTGGCTCGCCAGCGAAGAGGCCAGCCCTGCCTTCACCGACCTCCCAGCTGACGCTTTCGCCGGCAAGCCGGCTCCTACAACCCCAAACCCCGTACATCCCCGTAGGAGCTGGCTCGCCAGCGAAGAGGCCCGCCCTGCCTTCACCGACCTCCCAGCTGACGCTTTCGCCGGCAAGCCGGCTCCTACAGGTCTTGCGAACAACGTCGGGGCCTCGTTTTAAACAAGCACAATCCATGGCCCGCAGTGGATAATCGCCCCTCCCCAACATCCGCCATCCCCGAGGCACCGCAGTCGATGGACCCGACGCCCACCCAGGCCCTGCAACAGCTACGCGCCCTGATTCCGGTTGGCCTGCGCCACGCCCAGGCCCTGCTCGAGCGCTGTGCAGGCGATCCGCAGCACGCCGCCGAGTTGTACAAAACCGAGCTGCTGCAAGTGCTGGTAGACAAATCCGGCCTGTCCCCCGAACAAGCCCGGGAACAACTGCACGCCGCCGGTTACGACCTGAACCGCACCCTGCACGCTATAGATGAAGCGCGCTTCACCCTGACCCAGCGCATCCTGCGCAAGCACCACCGGGACCCGGGCCAGGCCCTGGACCTGATCGCCCAAGCCATCGAAACCGCCGAGCAACTGCCGCGCCAGTACTGGCTGGACTTTGCAGCGCTGGAGCAACTGGCACCGGCACCGCGCTGCTTCATGATCCTGCACGAATGGCTGGCCTTCGAGGGCTGGGAAGGCTTCGACAGCGCCCTGCACTTTCATCTGCCCCAGGCCGTCGCCCAATTGCGCCACCTGCAGCTGGAGGCCCTGGCGGAAACCTTGGAACAGGCCGACCAACGCCAGCAACAACTGCGGGCCGCCCATGCCGAAAGCGAAACCCCCGTCGAACTGGCCATGCGCATCAATCAGGACC harbors:
- a CDS encoding DUF6124 family protein; the protein is MKKLVPDPPLPTDRPRRDPELDRANANLLSALHGTRHRPFGLRDAQGRPLFAVQPQVNAEDALMHVSLLLKCAEEVSDEITERASGIERGLIWSMVHSVEMARAVVDALLDGARPGPA
- a CDS encoding LysR substrate-binding domain-containing protein produces the protein MNLESKWLEDFSALAATRSFSQAAERRFVTQPAFSRRIRSLEAALGLTLVNRSRTPVELTAAGQLFLVTARTVVEQLGEVVRHLHHLEGGQGEVMQVAAAHSLALGFFPRWIAQLRNEGLNIATRLVATNVGDAVHALREGGCDLMLAFYDPDAALQMDSEIFPSLHLGHTEMLPVCAANPQGKPLFDLEGESSVPLLAYSAGAFLGRSVNLLLRQRNLRFTTVYETAMADSLKSMALEGLGIAWVPQLSVRAELARGELVVCGGAQWHVPLEIRLYRCALVRKANVRLLWRKLEGAAAQAAAV
- a CDS encoding 5-(carboxyamino)imidazole ribonucleotide synthase, which gives rise to MKIGVIGGGQLGRMLALAGTPLGMNFAFLDPAPDACAAALGEHLRADYGDQDHLRQLADEVDLVTFEFESVPAETVAFLSQFVPVYPSAEALRIARDRWFEKSMFKDLGIPTPEFADIQSQADLDAAVARIGLPAVLKTRTLGYDGKGQKVLRSAADVEGTFAELGSVPCLLEGFVPFTGEVSLIAVRARDGETRFYPLVHNTHDSGILRLSVASSDHPLQALAEDYSSRVLKQLDYVGVMAFEFFEVDGGLKANEIAPRVHNSGHWTTEGAECSQFENHLRAVAGLPLGSTAKVGESAMINFIGEVPPVDQVIAIDDCHLHHYGKAFKAGRKVGHANLRCADQATLQAQILKVQALIAE
- the aspA gene encoding aspartate ammonia-lyase produces the protein MSSAASFRTEKDLLGVLEVPAQAYYGIQTLRAVNNFRLSGVPISHYPKLVVALAMVKQAAADANRELGHLSEAKHAAISEACARLIRGDFHEEFVVDMIQGGAGTSTNMNANEVIANIALEAMGHSKGEYQYLHPNNDVNMAQSTNDAYPTAIRLGLLLGHDALLASLDSLIQSFAAKGEEFSHVLKMGRTQLQDAVPMTLGQEFKAFATTLSEDLARLKTLAPEVLTEVNLGGTAIGTGINADPRYQALAVQRLATISGQPLVPAADLIEATSDMGAFVLFSGMLKRTAVKLSKICNDLRLLSSGPRTGINEINLPARQPGSSIMPGKVNPVIPEAVNQVAFQIIGNDLALTIAAEGGQLQLNVMEPLIAFKIFDSIRLLQRAMDMLREHCITGITANEARCRELVEHSIGLVTALNPYIGYENATRIARIALESGRGVLELVREEGLLDDAMLDDILRPENMIAPRLVPLKA
- the purE gene encoding 5-(carboxyamino)imidazole ribonucleotide mutase — translated: MSALVGVIMGSKSDWSTLSHTADMLEKLGIPYEVKVVSAHRTPDLLFQYAEEAEARGIEVIIAGAGGAAHLPGMCAAKTHLPVLGVPVQSSMLSGVDSLLSIVQMPAGIPVATLAIGKAGAINAALLSASILGAKHPQFHAVLKKFRAEQTDSVLDNPDPRVA
- a CDS encoding GlsB/YeaQ/YmgE family stress response membrane protein; this translates as MGIIGTIFIGLIVGLLARFLKPGDDSMGWIMTILLGIAGSFAATYGGQALGIYHAGQGAGFIGAVVGAIVLLVIYGFIKKS